Proteins encoded together in one Prochlorococcus marinus str. MIT 9211 window:
- a CDS encoding potassium channel family protein — protein sequence MSEWWQWLPKKEGDSLGFAVVGIGRFGSAVCRELLRNGADVLAVDLSEKAIDELRQLEPSIEARVVDSTDEESMREAGVLEMGTVVVGISEPIEASITTTLIAKDTDGSRVQQVIARATSDLHERMLKRVGADRVVFPSRMQGERLGLELVRPNLIERLELDDQTGIDEIKVPAIFIGRSLRDLNLRKNYLVNVLAAGPAERLTVNPPAKYILEEDHVLVVMGLMEDLQKLPQV from the coding sequence ATGAGTGAATGGTGGCAATGGTTGCCTAAAAAAGAAGGCGATTCACTTGGGTTCGCCGTAGTAGGCATTGGTCGTTTTGGTAGTGCCGTTTGCCGGGAACTACTTCGTAATGGAGCTGATGTTCTCGCAGTCGATCTTTCTGAGAAAGCTATTGATGAGTTAAGGCAACTTGAACCTTCTATAGAGGCTAGAGTTGTCGATTCTACTGATGAAGAATCGATGAGAGAAGCAGGTGTGCTTGAAATGGGGACAGTAGTCGTTGGTATTAGTGAGCCAATCGAGGCGAGTATTACAACTACATTGATTGCAAAAGATACAGACGGAAGTCGTGTTCAACAGGTAATTGCTAGAGCCACTAGTGATTTACACGAAAGAATGTTGAAACGAGTAGGTGCAGATAGGGTTGTTTTCCCTTCAAGAATGCAAGGCGAACGCCTCGGCCTCGAATTGGTTAGACCAAATTTGATAGAGCGATTGGAATTAGATGATCAAACAGGAATTGATGAAATAAAGGTTCCTGCAATTTTTATAGGACGCTCTCTTCGGGATCTTAATCTTCGTAAGAATTATCTTGTGAATGTTTTAGCAGCAGGACCAGCAGAGCGTTTAACAGTGAATCCTCCTGCTAAATATATTTTGGAGGAAGACCATGTTTTAGTGGTTATGGGTTTAATGGAAGATTTGCAAAAACTACCCCAAGTTTGA
- a CDS encoding anhydro-N-acetylmuramic acid kinase, whose amino-acid sequence MYVLGMMSGTSADGVDTVLAEFTGNPDQPQWRIINSTSHEYPNNLKQAIIDFGQGCSFSSQQFIELSEAITEFYAMAAKSCDPKGIALIAGCHGQTVFHRPPSGAKRGSSLQILQAPLLAILIDKTVIYDFRSKDLALGGQGAPLVPLLDAALIGACTGWRAVLNLGGIANISLIPPRSGPDKTSPVLGWDCGPANTLIDLAVQQRTNHELYFDHDGLIALNGSPDFDAIEQWLNEPFFKKPPPKSTGREQFGLKDLERRMTQINRSSTKDLVSTLTIFSACVIAQDLHNLYKSKMIKPIELFIAGGGSENPVLFREIQLRCRGMRVRSIGEIGIPVKSREPLTFALLAWWHLLNKPGSSTAITGVSKGAVLGVQVHPN is encoded by the coding sequence ATGTATGTTTTGGGGATGATGAGTGGCACCAGTGCTGATGGTGTAGATACTGTTTTAGCTGAATTTACGGGTAATCCAGATCAACCGCAGTGGAGGATTATCAATTCAACTTCACATGAATATCCCAATAATTTAAAGCAGGCGATTATTGATTTTGGCCAAGGATGCAGTTTTAGTAGTCAACAGTTCATCGAGCTATCAGAAGCGATTACCGAGTTTTATGCAATGGCCGCAAAGAGTTGTGACCCCAAAGGCATTGCTTTAATTGCGGGATGTCATGGCCAGACCGTTTTTCATAGGCCTCCATCTGGTGCAAAGCGTGGCTCCAGTCTGCAAATACTTCAAGCCCCTTTATTGGCAATTCTTATTGATAAAACTGTTATTTACGACTTCAGATCTAAAGACTTAGCTTTAGGCGGGCAAGGTGCACCTTTGGTTCCATTACTTGATGCAGCCTTAATAGGAGCATGCACAGGCTGGAGAGCAGTGCTCAATTTAGGAGGCATCGCAAATATTTCTCTTATTCCACCAAGGTCTGGCCCTGACAAGACTTCTCCAGTATTGGGCTGGGATTGTGGACCTGCAAATACTTTAATTGATCTTGCAGTGCAGCAGAGAACTAATCATGAACTCTATTTTGACCATGATGGATTGATTGCGCTAAATGGATCTCCTGATTTTGATGCAATCGAACAGTGGTTAAATGAACCCTTTTTCAAAAAACCCCCTCCTAAATCAACTGGCAGAGAGCAATTTGGTTTAAAGGATTTAGAAAGGCGGATGACTCAGATAAATCGCTCTTCTACAAAAGATTTAGTTTCAACTTTGACCATCTTTTCTGCGTGTGTCATTGCTCAGGATTTGCACAATTTATATAAATCTAAAATGATCAAACCTATCGAACTATTTATCGCAGGAGGAGGATCTGAAAATCCAGTCTTGTTTAGAGAAATTCAACTTAGATGTAGAGGTATGAGAGTAAGAAGTATTGGTGAAATAGGTATTCCAGTTAAGTCTAGAGAACCTTTAACATTTGCATTGCTGGCATGGTGGCACCTTTTAAATAAACCAGGCTCTTCAACAGCTATTACTGGAGTATCAAAAGGAGCTGTTTTAGGTGTGCAAGTTCACCCAAATTAA
- a CDS encoding ribbon-helix-helix domain-containing protein, which translates to MATRQNSSSGKPKSPRIQVVLPENLCDELSCLAEKESRTVSNMAKVLIQEGLQRFKATESFSNAKHLSEESTEQFISSLEAQQIRRLRGAPRRFKLYKP; encoded by the coding sequence ATGGCTACCCGTCAAAATTCATCAAGTGGTAAGCCAAAGTCGCCACGCATACAAGTCGTACTACCAGAAAACTTATGTGATGAGTTGAGTTGTTTAGCAGAAAAAGAATCTAGAACAGTCAGCAATATGGCTAAAGTTCTTATTCAAGAAGGATTACAACGTTTTAAAGCAACTGAAAGTTTTTCTAATGCCAAGCATTTATCTGAAGAGAGTACTGAACAGTTTATTTCTTCATTAGAAGCTCAGCAAATCAGGCGATTAAGAGGTGCACCAAGAAGATTCAAGCTATACAAACCCTAA
- a CDS encoding ATP-binding cassette domain-containing protein: MIRLERVTKIYPTGEVLKDITWEIKAGQRVGLVGVNGAGKSTQLKIIFGLEQPTSGEVVRQGEPCIAYLKQEFDVDTSRTVREELFQAFADAALILNQKLVVESAMETQAALKDGEYLDGLVKELGILQAKFEALNGYQLEAKIEKLLPKIGFNSKEAEQLVGDYSGGWQMRIALGKILLQDPDLLLLDEPTNHLDIETIEWLESYLIEQNAAMVIISHDRKFLDKICTHIVNTERGKSRTYLGNYTSYIEQKILEEESMQAAFERQQKDLNTQQAYIDRFRASATRSTQAKSREKMISKIDRIEAPLHSLSKPIFSFPKAPRPGRKVASIEDLSLTYGEKIIFLGANLQIEPGDHIALVGPNGSGKSTLLRLLMGLEKPEDGLISLGPHNIIPNYFEQNQSEALDLSNTVIETLFSAVPDWTQTQVRSLLGNFGFTKDEVFKHVGNLSGGEKARLALALIIVRPCNLLLLDEPTNHLDIPAKEMLENAIRDFSGSVVIVSHDRYFISKVANRIVEIRDGQMFLYRGNYNYFLDKKKEEVKLKQEELALAEKEAKRIANRANQRKKKLLRKQTRN, translated from the coding sequence GTGATAAGACTTGAACGAGTTACTAAAATTTATCCGACAGGTGAAGTCCTTAAAGATATTACTTGGGAAATCAAGGCTGGCCAAAGAGTTGGTCTAGTAGGCGTTAATGGTGCAGGTAAATCTACACAACTTAAAATTATCTTTGGTTTAGAACAGCCCACGAGCGGGGAAGTTGTTCGTCAGGGAGAACCATGTATTGCTTATTTAAAGCAAGAATTTGATGTTGATACTTCTAGAACAGTTAGAGAGGAATTGTTTCAGGCATTTGCTGATGCAGCATTAATTTTAAATCAAAAACTTGTAGTTGAATCCGCAATGGAGACTCAAGCAGCATTAAAAGATGGAGAGTATTTAGATGGTTTAGTCAAAGAGTTAGGAATTCTTCAAGCAAAATTTGAAGCATTGAATGGTTATCAATTGGAGGCAAAAATAGAAAAATTATTACCAAAGATTGGTTTTAACTCTAAAGAAGCTGAGCAGTTAGTTGGTGATTACTCTGGTGGTTGGCAGATGCGAATAGCATTAGGGAAGATTCTGCTCCAAGATCCTGACTTATTGTTGCTGGATGAGCCTACTAATCATTTAGATATAGAAACAATTGAATGGCTGGAAAGTTATTTGATAGAACAAAATGCAGCAATGGTTATCATTAGTCACGATAGGAAATTCTTAGATAAAATTTGTACACATATTGTTAATACTGAAAGAGGCAAATCCAGAACCTATTTAGGTAACTACACTTCTTATATAGAGCAAAAAATATTAGAAGAAGAATCTATGCAAGCAGCTTTTGAACGCCAACAAAAAGATTTGAATACTCAACAAGCTTATATTGATAGATTTAGGGCGAGTGCAACCAGAAGCACGCAAGCTAAAAGTCGTGAGAAGATGATTAGTAAAATTGATAGAATAGAAGCACCATTACATAGTTTAAGTAAGCCTATATTTTCTTTTCCAAAAGCACCCAGACCAGGAAGAAAGGTTGCAAGTATAGAAGATTTATCGCTTACTTATGGTGAAAAGATTATTTTTCTTGGAGCCAATCTTCAGATTGAGCCTGGAGACCATATAGCACTTGTGGGTCCAAATGGATCAGGGAAATCAACTCTTCTTCGTTTGCTGATGGGATTAGAGAAGCCTGAAGACGGATTAATATCATTAGGTCCTCATAATATTATTCCAAATTATTTTGAACAAAATCAGTCAGAAGCGCTTGATCTTTCAAATACAGTAATTGAAACTTTATTTTCTGCAGTTCCTGATTGGACTCAAACGCAAGTTCGTTCTTTACTTGGAAATTTTGGCTTTACAAAAGATGAGGTTTTTAAGCATGTTGGAAATTTAAGTGGAGGAGAGAAAGCACGCTTGGCTTTGGCTTTAATAATTGTTAGACCATGTAATTTACTTTTACTTGATGAACCTACAAATCACTTAGATATTCCTGCAAAGGAAATGTTGGAAAATGCGATTAGAGATTTTTCGGGCTCAGTAGTTATTGTGTCACATGATCGATATTTTATCTCAAAAGTTGCCAATCGAATTGTTGAAATTAGAGATGGCCAAATGTTTCTTTATAGAGGCAATTATAATTATTTCTTGGATAAAAAAAAGGAGGAGGTAAAGCTTAAGCAAGAAGAGTTGGCATTAGCAGAGAAAGAAGCCAAGAGGATTGCTAATCGTGCAAATCAAAGAAAAAAGAAATTATTAAGGAAGCAAACCAGAAATTGA
- a CDS encoding trypsin-like peptidase domain-containing protein, producing the protein MSLKKLIAESGFGVLLVGAYVFTNGTQQISAATNFKLAQLTVRSQNSFVTEAINESGPAVVTVETQRQVVSRNNLFPPNFFIDPSLERFFNQPKLKMPKSRLQLGHGSGVIFSSKGLVLTNAHVIENTDKLVVGLSDGRRFPARVIGQDALTDLAVIGIEGKGPWPIAKLGDSDKLVVGEWAIAVGSPFGLEKTVTLGIISNLNRNVSQLGIADKRLKLIQTDAAINPGNSGGPLLNSNGEVIGINTLVRSGPGAGLGFAIPINQAIQIASQLVARGKAIHPMIGVNLTYLINQPEDNYISTKGAQIINILPGSPAEKEGLKVNDIILAINGIKVDGPQDVVDKINKNGLSKRLRLTLVRNKRRITVSILPVDISNFKKD; encoded by the coding sequence ATGAGTCTAAAGAAACTCATTGCTGAATCAGGATTTGGTGTATTACTTGTTGGGGCCTATGTTTTTACTAATGGCACTCAGCAAATTTCAGCTGCAACAAATTTCAAATTAGCTCAATTAACAGTTAGATCTCAAAACTCTTTTGTTACTGAAGCCATCAACGAAAGTGGACCTGCTGTCGTTACTGTGGAGACTCAAAGACAAGTAGTTTCCAGAAATAATCTTTTCCCTCCCAATTTTTTTATAGATCCTTCTTTAGAGAGGTTTTTCAATCAGCCAAAATTAAAAATGCCCAAATCTAGATTGCAGCTAGGTCATGGGAGTGGAGTGATTTTTTCTTCTAAAGGTCTGGTATTAACTAACGCACATGTGATTGAAAATACTGACAAATTAGTTGTTGGCTTGTCAGATGGAAGAAGATTCCCAGCCAGGGTGATCGGTCAAGACGCCCTCACAGATCTAGCCGTGATAGGTATAGAAGGAAAGGGTCCATGGCCAATTGCAAAATTAGGCGATTCCGACAAACTTGTTGTAGGTGAATGGGCTATTGCCGTTGGAAGTCCTTTTGGTCTAGAAAAAACAGTGACACTAGGGATTATTAGTAACCTTAATAGAAATGTTTCTCAGCTAGGTATTGCAGACAAAAGGTTAAAGCTTATACAAACTGATGCAGCAATCAATCCAGGCAATTCTGGTGGTCCATTACTAAACTCTAATGGAGAAGTAATAGGAATTAATACATTAGTCAGATCTGGCCCAGGGGCAGGCCTAGGTTTTGCAATACCTATCAATCAAGCAATTCAGATTGCAAGTCAATTAGTAGCAAGAGGCAAAGCCATCCATCCAATGATTGGAGTAAACCTTACTTATTTAATAAATCAACCTGAAGACAACTATATCTCTACAAAAGGGGCACAAATTATAAATATTCTTCCTGGAAGTCCAGCTGAGAAAGAAGGTCTAAAGGTTAATGATATTATTCTTGCAATTAATGGTATAAAAGTTGATGGTCCTCAAGATGTAGTTGACAAAATTAATAAAAATGGATTGAGTAAGAGGCTAAGATTGACGCTTGTCAGAAACAAAAGGAGGATAACTGTCTCTATACTCCCAGTAGATATAAGCAATTTCAAAAAAGATTAA
- a CDS encoding DUF2973 domain-containing protein, protein MQSYFFSSLYLLAVIFLLWKAFGVMFKGFSAADGFSSMQDKATEDRTGKLTIHPELLNKEGRITKEDLLTVRFSKDLDPPNSSDRSTE, encoded by the coding sequence ATGCAGAGTTATTTTTTCTCATCTTTGTATCTTCTTGCAGTTATCTTTCTGCTATGGAAAGCGTTTGGAGTGATGTTTAAAGGTTTTTCAGCTGCTGATGGATTCTCAAGTATGCAAGATAAGGCAACAGAGGATCGGACTGGTAAGTTGACTATCCATCCTGAACTTCTTAATAAAGAAGGGCGTATTACTAAAGAAGATTTGCTTACAGTTCGCTTTTCAAAAGATCTAGACCCTCCTAATTCTTCTGATAGATCTACGGAATAG
- a CDS encoding chlorophyll a/b-binding protein produces MSQNIPPRYGFVNYAEIWNGRLAMIGILVGLSTELLTGQGILGQIGFG; encoded by the coding sequence ATGTCTCAAAATATTCCTCCACGTTATGGATTTGTAAATTATGCTGAAATTTGGAATGGGCGCCTTGCAATGATTGGCATTTTGGTTGGTTTAAGTACTGAACTATTGACGGGCCAAGGAATTCTTGGACAGATTGGCTTTGGTTAA
- the xseA gene encoding exodeoxyribonuclease VII large subunit codes for MDTASLPSYSVQELNHAIGHLLSRGFSPRFYLHATVSKSQLKNGHLWLTLTDGHASISAVIWASTLKKFTYRPNDQDGIEILGKLNFWENRANLVVQIIEMRPSISTVLRKFEVVRKLLIQEGLIDESRRRPLPNYPRNIAVLTSVPSSALADILRTAKERWPLTKVFIFPIPVQGDVASKITNVLANLVKHYRHFSIEAIVLARGGGSREDLMVFDNEELCRSFSSLPIPLITGLGHEDDLTVVDLVADHRSATPTAAIVDLLPSREIAKGHCLQMRHRLKDYFTWTIRKEKDLFNERLIKWKASSPLTLINRFKENLDKRSRLLLALSPESLFKRGFCIVTNQSSNAIRNCNDVEVADKLTIQLIDGYIESSVENIHCVR; via the coding sequence TTGGATACAGCATCGCTCCCCAGCTATTCAGTTCAGGAGTTAAATCATGCAATAGGTCATTTGCTTTCCAGAGGATTTTCTCCGCGGTTTTATTTGCATGCAACAGTATCCAAGTCCCAATTAAAGAATGGTCACTTATGGCTCACTCTTACGGATGGCCACGCAAGTATTTCAGCAGTGATATGGGCATCCACTCTGAAAAAATTTACCTATAGGCCAAATGATCAAGATGGTATTGAGATTTTAGGAAAATTAAATTTCTGGGAAAACAGAGCGAATTTGGTTGTACAAATAATAGAAATGCGACCATCTATCTCAACTGTTTTAAGGAAATTTGAAGTTGTTAGAAAATTATTAATTCAAGAGGGTTTGATCGATGAAAGTAGAAGAAGACCCTTACCCAATTATCCAAGAAATATAGCTGTTCTTACCAGTGTCCCAAGTTCTGCACTGGCAGATATACTACGAACGGCAAAGGAAAGATGGCCACTGACGAAAGTATTTATTTTCCCTATACCTGTTCAAGGCGATGTGGCATCAAAGATTACAAATGTCTTGGCTAATTTAGTTAAGCATTACAGACATTTTTCAATTGAAGCGATTGTTTTGGCTCGAGGAGGTGGAAGTAGAGAAGATCTAATGGTCTTTGATAATGAAGAATTATGCAGAAGCTTTTCTTCTTTACCTATTCCTTTGATTACTGGTCTTGGTCATGAGGATGATTTAACCGTTGTTGACCTTGTCGCAGATCATCGCTCTGCGACACCAACCGCGGCTATTGTTGATTTATTGCCTAGTCGAGAAATCGCAAAAGGTCATTGCTTACAGATGCGACATCGACTAAAGGATTATTTCACTTGGACTATTCGTAAAGAAAAAGACCTATTTAATGAACGTCTAATTAAATGGAAAGCTTCTTCACCTTTGACTTTGATTAATCGCTTTAAAGAAAACTTAGATAAAAGATCTCGACTTCTTCTAGCATTATCACCTGAGTCTCTTTTCAAACGAGGATTTTGCATAGTTACTAATCAGTCCTCTAATGCGATTAGAAATTGTAATGATGTTGAGGTTGCAGATAAGTTAACTATCCAATTGATAGATGGCTATATTGAATCAAGTGTAGAAAATATTCATTGTGTGAGGTAG
- the xseB gene encoding exodeoxyribonuclease VII small subunit produces the protein MKNLDSSNKAKKQLLQSNDKSSLEQFRKECYVKICNLSYEESLRELDMLLDTMQESDLQVEDLQRSYIKGNIYLEHCQELLDQVEQDVIEINEEKINELNNHS, from the coding sequence ATGAAAAACTTAGATTCTAGTAATAAGGCAAAAAAACAATTATTGCAATCAAATGATAAATCTTCTTTAGAACAATTTAGGAAAGAATGTTATGTTAAAATTTGCAATTTATCTTACGAAGAATCTTTGAGGGAGTTAGATATGTTGTTAGATACAATGCAAGAGTCTGATTTGCAAGTAGAAGATCTTCAAAGATCTTACATTAAGGGGAATATATATCTTGAACATTGCCAGGAATTATTAGATCAAGTTGAACAAGATGTGATTGAAATTAATGAAGAAAAAATTAATGAATTAAATAATCATAGTTAA
- a CDS encoding YihY/virulence factor BrkB family protein: MDLSAAFAYYTLQSFFPILLISLSVASWFLGKQQGLDQQIIGLAAQVLPPSVVGLVDTTLVKLVNQRFGAGILGAMFLVITAGNAYLTLQRGSDRLWEDALPTKPDETPFRMQAFRFIRNRIEAFLVVLLVGFLMVLDEISAYVRLIPGAVWTDLKNNSPEIANTLSKIPVIEVGQIIIPFIGFSVMAFLLQYLVPPRKVPMRPLIPGSIMIGVLLTILNSAVSRTILSLGSRFQAYGIISGVLVLTLWIWIVGLILYFGQCWSVVLATNQMNKYRKGKIMKVNN; encoded by the coding sequence GTGGATCTAAGTGCAGCCTTTGCTTATTACACTCTGCAGTCTTTTTTCCCAATCCTATTGATTTCACTTTCCGTAGCGTCTTGGTTTCTTGGAAAGCAACAAGGTCTAGATCAACAAATAATTGGACTAGCAGCTCAGGTGCTACCCCCTTCAGTAGTTGGTTTAGTGGATACAACATTAGTAAAGCTTGTAAATCAAAGATTTGGTGCTGGGATCCTAGGAGCAATGTTTCTGGTTATTACTGCAGGCAACGCATACCTAACTTTGCAAAGAGGTTCAGACAGGCTTTGGGAAGATGCTCTGCCAACAAAACCTGATGAAACACCCTTTCGAATGCAAGCATTTCGCTTTATTAGAAATCGAATAGAAGCTTTCTTAGTCGTACTTCTGGTTGGATTCCTAATGGTTCTTGATGAAATAAGTGCCTATGTGAGACTAATTCCAGGTGCAGTATGGACAGACCTAAAAAATAACAGTCCTGAAATAGCAAATACATTATCCAAAATACCCGTAATCGAAGTTGGTCAAATAATCATTCCATTCATAGGCTTTTCTGTTATGGCATTCTTATTGCAATACTTAGTCCCCCCCAGAAAAGTTCCTATGCGCCCATTAATTCCAGGCTCAATAATGATTGGAGTTCTATTAACAATACTAAACTCTGCTGTAAGTAGAACAATCTTATCTCTTGGATCTCGATTCCAAGCATATGGAATCATTAGTGGTGTATTAGTTCTAACACTGTGGATATGGATAGTCGGCTTAATACTTTATTTTGGACAATGTTGGAGTGTTGTCTTAGCAACAAACCAAATGAACAAGTATAGAAAAGGAAAAATAATGAAAGTTAATAACTAA
- a CDS encoding inositol monophosphatase family protein — translation MNQESANPLDNLQLISINEMIDSVAGRQLKDFGKVNTEIKPDGTLITNCDRWSDQFIINGISEITNNQEGILSEEGSKILPTTNAFWVVDPLDGTTNFAAGIPHWGISIARFRDGEPETAFLDIPVLKKRILAIRGKGVWINGQSIKSKRNLHSQSQCVSLCSRSINILQKKPHERFPGKIRLLGVSSLNMSSVALGQTFGALEASPKIWDIAAAWLILTELNCIIKWLDINPKNVKPGEDLSSRNFPLVTAISSDHLEQLIPWSNILMEYIYPQINLNL, via the coding sequence ATGAATCAAGAATCTGCAAATCCACTTGACAATCTACAACTCATTTCAATAAACGAAATGATTGATAGCGTGGCAGGGCGTCAACTCAAAGATTTTGGAAAAGTCAATACTGAAATAAAACCTGACGGGACATTAATCACAAATTGTGATAGATGGAGTGATCAGTTTATTATTAATGGAATTTCAGAGATTACTAATAATCAAGAAGGCATACTAAGTGAAGAGGGATCTAAAATTTTGCCAACTACAAATGCATTTTGGGTAGTCGACCCTTTAGACGGGACAACAAACTTTGCAGCGGGAATTCCTCATTGGGGTATTTCTATTGCACGTTTTCGAGATGGAGAGCCAGAAACAGCTTTTCTAGATATACCTGTTCTCAAAAAAAGAATTCTTGCTATTCGAGGGAAAGGAGTTTGGATTAATGGTCAGTCAATAAAATCAAAAAGAAATTTGCACTCTCAAAGTCAGTGCGTATCTCTTTGTAGTCGCTCAATCAACATTTTGCAAAAAAAACCTCATGAAAGATTTCCTGGAAAAATTCGCTTATTAGGTGTATCCAGTTTAAATATGTCAAGTGTTGCTCTTGGTCAAACTTTTGGAGCTTTAGAAGCTTCTCCTAAGATATGGGATATAGCAGCCGCTTGGCTAATTTTAACTGAGTTAAATTGCATTATAAAATGGTTAGATATTAACCCAAAAAATGTTAAGCCAGGTGAAGACCTTAGCTCTAGAAATTTCCCCTTAGTTACTGCCATTTCCTCAGATCATTTAGAACAGTTAATCCCTTGGAGTAATATACTAATGGAGTATATTTACCCACAAATAAATTTAAATCTATAG
- a CDS encoding TolC family protein, whose protein sequence is MRKPSAKLIITTILLNAGLITCAGIQNKVQAFTDKQNWKLPKDSQEVLIQNELEITKDNIKNLIEQNNPEIEIMKSKIKQAKFDLRSELSAWYPNLDISGSGLPQYLAGSTDKNSSADTSSKQWKANLSATVRWYLINPARIPDIEAAKDKLENAKISYEIKLRDLYLEGLKQFFQLQKSNQEVRIAKDSILTSETSLKEAEVRLDVGIGTKFEVLEAQTQLSKDKQLLSKKSGELKINQRKLANILNLNSTTNPIITSKTAIIGLWDTSLEESILSAYSFQKEIEKLILKVSINNNQANSALAAIQPKLSIFNTYTTSFAKGEVAVADPDTGNEVFSESNTIGLQFDWKVFDGGYGKSIYKSKKEKSKELEFDIELKKKQIREEIEESFFNLEIAKQNISNTYNEIISARESLRLALLRLKAGITTQREVVTNQRDLTQAEVNYIIAITDYNSNLVNLRRETGIERLKGCNKRTDANPRQENNNVDKSIVINTEKMASPCIELL, encoded by the coding sequence ATGCGCAAACCCTCTGCAAAGTTAATCATTACAACAATCCTTCTAAACGCAGGTTTAATCACATGTGCAGGAATACAAAATAAAGTACAAGCATTTACAGACAAACAAAATTGGAAGTTACCAAAAGACTCTCAAGAGGTATTAATCCAAAATGAATTGGAAATAACAAAAGATAATATAAAAAATCTCATTGAACAGAATAATCCAGAAATAGAAATAATGAAAAGCAAGATTAAGCAAGCAAAGTTCGATTTAAGAAGTGAGCTATCAGCTTGGTACCCAAATCTAGACATTTCCGGATCAGGTTTACCTCAATATCTAGCAGGAAGTACAGATAAAAATTCTTCTGCAGATACTTCTAGCAAGCAATGGAAAGCCAACTTGAGTGCGACAGTGAGATGGTATCTAATCAACCCTGCTCGCATTCCTGATATTGAGGCTGCAAAAGATAAATTAGAAAACGCAAAAATTTCATATGAAATCAAACTAAGAGATTTATATCTAGAAGGGCTAAAACAATTCTTCCAGTTACAAAAATCGAATCAAGAGGTTCGTATCGCTAAGGATTCAATCTTAACTTCCGAAACTTCTCTAAAAGAAGCTGAGGTAAGATTAGATGTAGGAATTGGTACAAAATTTGAAGTTTTAGAGGCTCAAACTCAGCTTTCAAAAGATAAGCAACTGCTGTCCAAGAAGTCAGGTGAGCTAAAAATAAATCAAAGAAAGCTAGCCAACATTCTGAACCTAAACTCAACAACCAACCCAATCATCACATCGAAAACAGCAATTATTGGTTTGTGGGATACTTCTCTTGAAGAAAGTATTCTATCAGCATACTCATTTCAAAAAGAAATTGAAAAGTTAATCCTTAAAGTATCTATAAATAATAATCAAGCAAACTCAGCGCTAGCAGCAATTCAACCAAAACTGAGTATCTTTAACACCTATACTACTTCTTTTGCTAAGGGTGAGGTAGCAGTAGCTGATCCAGACACTGGAAATGAAGTATTTAGTGAAAGTAATACTATAGGACTTCAATTTGACTGGAAGGTTTTTGATGGTGGTTATGGTAAGTCAATTTATAAATCTAAAAAAGAAAAAAGCAAAGAACTCGAATTTGATATCGAGTTAAAAAAGAAGCAAATCCGAGAAGAAATAGAAGAGAGTTTTTTTAATCTAGAAATAGCAAAGCAAAATATTTCTAATACTTATAATGAAATTATTTCTGCAAGAGAGTCTCTTCGATTAGCTTTATTACGGTTAAAAGCAGGCATAACAACTCAACGGGAAGTAGTGACTAATCAAAGAGATCTAACACAAGCAGAAGTAAATTATATTATAGCTATCACAGATTATAATTCAAACTTAGTTAATCTTAGAAGAGAGACTGGGATTGAAAGGTTGAAAGGTTGTAACAAAAGAACAGATGCAAACCCAAGACAAGAAAATAACAATGTAGATAAAAGTATAGTTATAAATACTGAGAAGATGGCTTCACCATGTATAGAACTTCTATAA